Below is a window of Planococcus rifietoensis DNA.
CAGTCGAGTCAGGCTATCCGGTCGTCCCGGTACCGGGTGCGAATGCGGCACTCAGCGCATTGATTGCTTCTGGCATCACTCCGCAGCCGTTCTTGTTTTACGGGTTCCTATCGCGCAATAAGAAAGCGCGCCTCACCGAACTCGAAAAATTGAGCCAAAAAGAAGAAACGCTGCTATTTTACGAGGCGCCGCATCGTTTGAAAGATAGTTTGAAAAGCCTGATGGCGGTGTTCGGCGGCGAGCGCCGGATTGTCTTGGCCAGGGAAGTGACAAAAAAATTCGAGGAGTTTCTGCGCGGAAGCCTAGAAGAAGCCGTCGCTTGGTCGGAGTCGAATGAAATCCGCGGCGAATTCTGCTTGGTGGTTGAAGGCAATTCGGAGCCCGACATGCTGGAAGTGGATGAGTGGTGGAAAGAACTAACATACGAACAGCATGTCACCCAGTTGATGGAACAAAAACAAATTTCTTCAAAAGAAGCGATCAAGGAAGCGGCAAAAGCGCGCGGCCTGCCGAAGCGGGATGTATACGAAGCATTCCATAAAGACTGAATCGAGTCCATAAAAAAAAGCCGGTGTGCATAGGCACGCCGGTTTTTTATTTCTTCAAATTGCTTTGGATTTCTTTAACGAGCTGCTCCGCGCCTTCTGGGCTGAGGATCAATTTGCCGCCAACCAATTGCATGTTCTCATCGGAAACTTCACCAGTTACCGCACATGTCATATTTGGCATATATTTTTTCAAGATAATTTTGTCGTCGTCGACATAAATCTCCAACGCGTCTTTCTCTGCGATTCCTAGCGTACGGCGCAATTCAATCGGAATAACTACGCGGCCCAATTCGTCCACTTTACGTACAATACCAGTCGATTTCATAATCATTAGCCCCTTTCAATTTTAGCGGCAGAATTCGTCAAAATTCGACATTTACCACTTCTTGTCATAAATCATACCAAGTAATGTCAATTAGGTCAATAAAAAACTATGGATTTCATAATAAATTTTGGGTTTTTGAGGCAAATACCCATTATTTCGTTGTTTTTTTGCCATTTATTTTCCTGTCGACCTATTTTGGGAAGAAGCTCCAGTTTTGGGACTGGGATTTTCCGGGCGGGAGGAAACATTGTACAAAATTCACGACTTCGTTAAAATAAAGGATATACAAAAAAACTGGAGGAATTTTTCGTGACTGCCAAGAACAAGACATTTTACCTGACGACTCCCATTTATTATCCGAGCGGAAAATTCCATATCGGAACGGCTTACACGACCGTTGCATCCGACGCCATGGCGCGTTATAAACGCTTGCGCGGCTTCGATGTCCGTTTTTTGACGGGCATGGATGAGCACGGCCAGAAAATTGAAGAGAAAGCCCGCGAAGCCGGCAAAGAACCGCAAGTCTTTGTCGATGATATGGCTGAGGCGGCGAAAAAAGTATGGGAAGTCATGGACATCAGCTATGACGACTTTATCCGCACGACTGAAGCCCGCCATAAGGAAGGCGTGGAGAAAATTTTCCAAACCTTCCTCGACAATGGCGATATCTACAAAGGCGAATACGAAGGCTGGTATTGCACGCCTTGTGAATCCTTCTTCACGGAATCTCAGCTAGAAGACGGCAATTGCCCGGATTGCGGACGCCCGGTGCATAAAGTGAAAGAAGAATCGTATTTCTTCAATATGAAAAAGTACGCAGACCGCTTGCTTGATTATTACGATAAGCATGTCGAATTCATCGAGCCGGAATCGCGTAAAAATGAAATGGTCAATAATTTCATTAAGCCGGGCCTTGAAGATTTGTCGGTTTCCCGGACTTCATTCGACTGGGGCATCCCGGTTCCTGGAGATCCGAAGCATGTCATCTATGTATGGGTCGATGCGTTGTCGAATTACATCACGTCACTCGGCTATGGTTCGAATGATGATTCCAATTTCAATAAATACTGGCCGGCAGACGTCCACGTCGTCGGAAAAGACATCGTGCGCTTCCATACGATCTATTGGCCGATCTTCCTCATGGCGCTTGACTTGCCATTGCCGAAGAAAGTCTTCGCACATGGCTTCATCATGATGAAAGACGGCAAAATGTCGAAATCGAAAGGCAATGTCGTCTATCCGGAAATGCTTGTGGAGCGCTACGGGCTGGATGCGGCGCGTTATTTCCTATTGCGCGAACTGCCATTTGGATCTGACGGCGTGTTCTCGCCGGAATCTTTTGTCGAGCGTACCAATTACGACTTGGCGAACGATCTCGGCAACTTGCTGAACCGCACTGTCTCGATGATCAATAAATATTTCGACGGTTCAGTGCCGCAAGTCAATGGCTTCAAGACCGACTTCGACGAGACTTTGCAGACGGTGGCAAAAAACACCGTTGCTGTTTACGAAGAGCATATGGAAAAAATGCAGTTCAGCCTCGTGTTGAGCGAAGTGTGGACATTGATTTCGCGCACGAATAAATACATCGATGAAACGCAGCCGTGGGTATTGGCGAAAGATGATGGCGATCGCACGCAGCTTGCATCGGTCATGGCGCATCTCGCGGAAAGCTTGCGCATGACAGCGGTTATGCTGCAGCCGTTCTTGCCGAATGCACCAAAGCAGATCATCGAACAGCTCGGCCTTACGCCGGAGTTCCTTGAATGGCAGACATTAGAGTCATTCGGTGCGATTCCTTCAGGTACGACCGTCGTGAAAAAAGGCACGCCGATTTTCCCGCGTCTCGAAGTGGAACCGGAAGTGGCGTATATTCGCGACCAAATGCGCGGAGGGGCAGCGCCGAAAGAAGAACAAGCACCTGTTGAGACCGTCCCGGAAAAGCCGGACACCCCCGAGATTACGATCGATGATTTCATGAAAGTGGATTTACGCGTAGCGACGGTTACGGCATGCGAACCGGTGAAGAAGACCGATAAGCTATTGAAGCTGCAAGTGGACATGGGCTATGAAACACGGCAAGTCGTCTCCGGCATTGCGGAGCATTACAAGCCGGATGAGCTCGTCGGCCGAAAAGTCATCATTGTCGCCAACTTGAAACCGGTCAAGCTGCGCGGAGAATTATCGCAAGGCATGATTCTCGCCGGCCAGCAAAATGGCTACTTGACCATCGCTTCCGTAGACCAAAAGTTACCGAACGGCACACAAGTTAAGTAAATATTCATGTGACAGCCTGCTCAGTTGAGCAGGCTGTTTTTATGTGTTTCGTGACTTAAAGACTATGAAAACGTCTGAAAAAGACGAAATGACTTTAAAACATCATGTTTTGTAATCCAAATGTAATATGGCTGTGAAGAAAGAAATGGCCTCAACCCGTACAATGTAATCTATGTGAAGGAGACTGATGAAGATGTATATCGATACCCATGTTCATTTAAACGCCGATCAATACGACGAAGATTTGCAGGAAGTCATTGATCGCGCGCTAAACAGCAAGGTGGAGAAAATGGTCGTCATCGGTTTTGACCGGAAAACGATCAAACGCGCCATTGAATTGGCTGAGCAATATGACTTTATCTATGCCGTCGTCGGCTGGCATCCTGTCGATGCGATCGACTGCACAGATGAAGACCTCGAATGGATCGAACAATTGGCTGCGCACGAAAAAGTGGTCGGCATCGGTGAAACGGGCCTCGATTACCATTGGGATAAATCCCCGAGAGATATCCAACAACAAGTATTCCGCAAGCAGATCCAACTCGCGAAACGCGTCAAGTTGCCAATCATTATCCATAACCGGGAAGCGACAGAAGACGTGCTGACGATCTTGCGCGAGGAAGACGCACAAGAAGTCGGCGGTGTCATGCATTGCTTCGGCGGCAGCGTCGAAACGGCGCAAGAGAGCATCAAGATGAATTTCATGATTTCACTCGGCGGGCCGGTAACATTCAAAAACGCCAAAAAGCCAAAAGAAGTGGCTGCTGAAATTCCACTTGAGCATCTGATGATTGAAACCGACGCCCCGTACCTCGCGCCGCATCCATACCGCGGCAAGCGCAACGAACCTTCGTATATGCCGCTTGTGGCGGAAGAGATCGCCCGCTTGAAAGAGCTGCCGGTCGAAACGGTCGCTGAAGCAACAACGGAAAATGCAAAACGATTCTACAAATTGTCATAAATGCTGGTTAATTGAAAAAACATATGCATTGACATGGAAGTGGTACGCGCCTATAATCACTCAGGTGTACAAAGGAGGAGTTATTTTTGACAAAAGAGGCAAATAATACCAATAACAATAAATCATTTAAAGGGAAGTCGATCGCGATCAGCATTGCAACGGTTCTGTTGTTCGCAGCTGTATTGGCTTTCGCAATTTTCGAAGGCACGAAAAATACGGTGACCATTACAGCGAACGGGGAAACCGAAGAAATCCGCACCCATGCTGAAACGGTCGGCGATGTATTGGACGAAAAGGCGATTGAAGTCGGGAAAGACGATTTCCTCAGCCATTCAGCCGATACGAAGATCGAAGGCGACGCCGCGATCGAATGGGATGAAGCGGAACAATACGCAGTAACAGTTGACGGAGAAACCCGTTCAGCATGGACGACTGAGAACACTGTTGCTGCAATTTTGGAAAAAGCTGAAATTGAAGTGACAAAACATGACAAAGTAAGCCCTGCATTAGATGAGACTGTCGATGAAGATACAATGATCGACGTAGAGAAAGCGTATGAAGTAACCATCGTGGATGGCGGAAAAGACAAAAAAGTCTGGTCCACTTCGACTACGGTCGCTGACTTTTTAAAACAGCATAGTGTAGAACTAAGCAAACTTGACCGTGTAGAACAGGATATGGATGAACTCGTTCTTCCTAACTCGAAAGTCGAGGTCGTGCGTGTAGAAAAAGTCACCGATGTAGTGGAAGACGCTGTGAAGTATGCAGTGGAAACGAGAAAAGATTCGTCCCTTTTGAAAGGCAGCGAAAAGCTTGTCCAAAAAGGGCAGAACGGATTGGTTAAGAAAACGTACGAAGTCGTGAAAGAAAACGGCAAAGAAGTAAAACGTGAATTGAAAAAAGAAAAAGTCGTCAAAGAACCGAAACAGCAGATCTTGGCTGTCGGCACGAAAACAATCGTAGCGAGCGTTTCGCGCGGCACAGCGAAAAAAGAAACCGCCACGCCTAAACAGGCATCAGCGAAACAAGAAGCAGCACCAGTGAAAAAAGCTTCGGCACCGGCGAAGAAAGCTGCGGCTCCAAAGGCGGTAGCAAAAGCTCCTGAAAAAGCTCCTGAAAAAGCGAAAGCTGCACCACAGCCAGCGAAAAAAGAAGCTGCTTCTGAACCTACAGGCGGTAAGGAATTCTATGTCTCGGCAACAGCTTACACGGCTAGCTGCACAGGCTGTTCTGGCATCACGGCAACGGGCATCAACTTGAAAGCGAATCCGGGCCTCAAAGTGATCGCAGTTGACCCAAGCGTCATTCCACTCGGTTCAAAAGTGTGGGTAGAAGGCTACGGCAATGCCATTGCAGGCGATACAGGCGGAGCGATCAAAGGCAACAAGATCGATTTGTTCATGCCGAACCGTTCCGATGCCATCGCATTCGGGCGCAAACAAGTGAAAGTTAAAATCCTCAACTAATCGAATAAGGTATTATATAGAAGGAAAAGCTTTCCCGGAGTATCGGGAAAGCTTTTTACATGTTTGCCGGAAGCGCGGTAAAATGAATGAGATCTGCAGAAACGAGGGATAGGCCATGAAGATACAAGAAGTGATTGTAGTCGAAGGTAAAGATGATACAGTGGCGATTAAGCGGGCTGTGGGCGCCGATACGATCGAAACGAACGGGTCCGCCATCTCAAACGAGACTTTGCGGCGCATTATGCATGCCCAGGAGAAGCGGGGCGTCATCGTCTTCACCGATCCCGATTATCCGGGCAGGCGGATTCGTGCTATTATTGAAGAACACGTGCCGCATGCCAAGCATGCCTTTTTGGCGAAAGAAAAGACTATTGCCAAAAACGGCAAAGGGCTCGGCATTGAACATGCCAGTGATGAAGATATCCGCCAGGCGTTAGAGGCGGTCTATACGCCGCTGACAGCAGAGCGGCCGGTGGAGATCACCCTAGAGGATTTGATCGACGCCCGGCTGATTGCCCATCCGTCAGCGAAAGCCCGCAGGACAGAGCTCGGCGAAGCGCTCAACATCGGCTACACGAACGGCAAGCAGCTGCATAAGCGCCTGCATGTGTTCGGCATTACCAAACAGCAGTTTATCGACGCAGTGCAAGCGTTAACCCAGGAGGACAGAACATGACCAAAGATATAGCAACACCGATCCGTACGCAAGAGATCATGGCCAAACACGGCCTGACTTTCAAGAAAAGCCTCGGCCAGAACTTTTTGATCGATCCGAATATTTTACGCAAAATCGTCTCGCAAGCGGGGCTCACAAAAGATTCGGCCGCCATTGAAATCGGCCCGGGCATCGGTGCATTAACCGAACACCTGGCGAGAGACGCAGGGAAAGTATTGGCGTTTGAAATCGACCAGCGATTATTGCCGGTACTCGCGGACACATTGTCGCCCTATGATAACGTCAAAGTGATCCATTCCGATATTTTGAAAGCGGACGTCGAAAGAGCGATCCAAGAAGAATTGGCCGGTTTTGACGACATCATGGTCGTCGCCAACTTGCCTTATTACGTGACAACGCCGATCATCCTCAAATTATTGCTTGAGAAACTGCCGATTCGCGGAATGGTCGTCATGCTGCAAAAAGAAGTAGCAGAGCGCATTACGGCGAAACCTGGCACGAAAGCATATGGCTCCTTGTCGATCGCCATCCAATATTATACGGAAGCCGATTACGCCATGACAGTGCCGAAGTCGGTTTTCATGCCCCAGCCGAATGTCGACTCCGCGGTCATCCGCATGATCAAACGAACGGAACCGATCGTGCAAGTTATTGACGAAGACTTTTTCTTCTCGGTGACACGCGGGTCATTTGTCCAGCGCCGCAAGACGATTCTCAACAACCTACAAAGTGCCATGCCGAACGGGAAAGCGAAAAAAGACCTCATTTTGCAGGCACTCGAAGAAGCCGGCATTGACCCAGCGAGGCGCGGTGAAACGCTCAGCATCAAGGAATTTGGGCTGCTTTCCGATAAATTGTATCCGCACTTTCACTAAACTGTGAAACTGTAACAGTTTTGGCACAGTTTTTTTCGGAAGTAGAATATTTCGGATAAATAACTGTTGCAATTCCTGAAAAGCATTGGTAAAATTAAAAATTTATTTGACTCCGCGGTCATTTTATGCTAGACTTTAGACTATAGTGAGGTGTAGACAAAATGCCCAAAACTTTGGCGGAGATTAAAAAGTCATTAGACCTGCATTTAGGGAAAAGGTTGCTGTTAAAAGCAAACGGAGGTCGCAAAAAGACGGTAGAACGTGCCGGAATTCTGCGTGAAACCTATCACTCCGTGTTCGTGATTGAATTGGATCAAGATGAACATGCATTTGAACGTGTATCTTATAGCTACGCGGACATCTTAACTGAAGCAGTGGAAATCACTGTCTTTGAAGGAACAGAAGACGCACTAGTCGTTAAATAATTGAACTCTATTTCATACTTACTTTACAACCCGCTTCGGTGATTTCGCCGGAAGCGGGTTTTTTCTATTGTTCCGGTTCTTCGGAAGCCATGCGTCTGTGTTAAAATAGTTTTCATCAGAACAGAAAAGGAGGCAGTGGAATGCTCTATATAAAAGCGCCTGCCAAAATCAATTTGACGCTGGATGTCTTGTATAAGCGTCCGGACAATTACCACGAAATCGAAATGATCATGACCACCGTCGACTTGGCGGACCGGATCGGCCTGCAAGGAACAGCGAAAGGCATACATATCCAGTCAGCGGACCGCTTCGTGCCGAATGACTCGCGCAATCTGGCGTACCAGGCTGCGCAATTGATCAAAGATACATTCAATATCAAGACAGGCGTCATTATCTCGCTCGATAAGCAAATCCCGGTAGCTGCGGGACTTGCCGGCGGCAGCAGCGACGCAGCGGCCACCTTGAAAGGGCTCAACCAGCTATGGCAATTGAATCTGTCGCTCGATGAGCTGGCAGAACTGGGCGCGAAAATCGGCTCTGACGTATCATTTTGCGTATACGGCGGCACAGCGCTCGCGACTGGGCGCGGCGAGGTGATCGAAGAACTGCCGGCGCCTCCGCATTGCTGGGTCATCCTCGCCAAACCATCGCTCGGCGTTTCGACAGCGGATGTATACGGGGCATTCAATCCAGACAAAGCGGATCATCCGGACACGCAAGCGATGATCGCAGCACTCCGTGAAGGGGATTACGAAGCGATGTGCGCTAATCTCGGCAATGCGCTCGAGAGCGTCACGATGAACCTCCACCCCGAAGTTGGGCAGATCAAGGAGCAAATGATTAAATTCGGTGCCGATGCGGTGCTCATGAGCGGCAGCGGTCCGACCGTTTTCGGCCTGGTCAACCAGGAAGCGCGCATTCCGCGCATCTATAACGGCCTGCGCGGCTTCTGCTCCGAAGTATATGCGGTGCGCTTGCTTGGCGACCGGGAGCCTCTTGCTTAAATACGTATATTTATGGTAAGTTTTCATTAGAATATTCGTGTTTAGGAGAGGGTAGTAGTGAAATGGAAGCGCAGTGAACGCTTGGTCGACATGACGCATTATCTATTGGAACATCCGCATCAATTGATTCCGTTGACATATTTCTCGGATCTGTATCAGTCAGCGAAATCATCGATCAGCGAGGACCTAGGCATCGTCAAGGAAACCTTTGAAGAAAAAGGCATCGGCCTGTTGATGACCGTGCCGGGAGCTTCGGGCGGCGTCAAATATGTACCGAAGATGAAAGATGCCGAGATTCGCCAAGTCATGGACGGATTGATTACGGAATTGAGCCAATCGGACCGGCTATTGCCGGGCGGTTATTTGTATATGACCGATGTGCTCGGCAACCCCCAAATGATGAACCGCGTCGGCAAAGTGTTCGCCAGCGCGTTTGCAGGCGAGAAAATCGATGCCATCATGACAGTCGCGACAAAAGGCATCCCCATTGCCCAAGCCATCGCGCGCCACTTGAATGTGCCGGTCGTCATCGTCCGCCGCGACAGCAAAGTGACAGAAGGCTCCACAGTCAGCATCAATTACGTCTCGGGTTCCACGCGCCGCATCCAGACGATGGTGTTGTCGAAGCGCAGCATGAAGAGCGGCCAGCGCGTGCTCATCACCGACGATTTCATGAAAGTCGGGGGCACGATGAACGGCATGAAGAACTTATTGGAAGAATTCGATTGCACATTGGCCGGTGTTGCGGTGCTCGTGGAAGCGGAGCATGCAGACGAACGCCTCGTGGAAAAATATCTCTCCCTCGTCAAATTGGACGAAGTCAGCGAAAAAGACCGGACCATTACGTTGAGAGCCGGAAATTATTTTGAAGGAGCGGATTAATATGAAATACGTAGCGACAGACAAAGCAGCAGCGGCAATCGGGCCGTATTCCCAAGGCGTCATTTCAGGCGATATGTTCTACAGCTCGGGGCAGATCCCGTTGAAAGCAGACGGAGAGCTCGCACAAGGCGGCATAGCGGAACAAACGCATCAAGTGTTCGCCAATCTTCAGGCTGTTTTAGAGGAAGCAGGATCGTCGCTTCAGCAGGTTATCAAGACGACTGTGTTCATCAAAGATATGAACGATTTTGCGGAACTGAACTCTATTTATGCTTCTTATTTCGGCGAGCATAAGCCAGCGCGCTCCACAGTCGAAGTGGCACGCCTGCCAAAAGATGTGAAAGTAGAAATTGAAGTCATTGCGAAAGTTGCACAATAAAACCACCTTTTGGGTGGTTTTTGTTTTATTTTCATTTATTAAGTAAATTTTCTAATAAATTCTGTAATTTTTGAAGGAATTTAGTCCTCTCTCCCGAATACAAACAAATGCGCCAAAAAATTACAGCAAGAGAAGGGGAGATTTGAGAATGGAAGTA
It encodes the following:
- the rsmA gene encoding 16S rRNA (adenine(1518)-N(6)/adenine(1519)-N(6))-dimethyltransferase RsmA is translated as MTKDIATPIRTQEIMAKHGLTFKKSLGQNFLIDPNILRKIVSQAGLTKDSAAIEIGPGIGALTEHLARDAGKVLAFEIDQRLLPVLADTLSPYDNVKVIHSDILKADVERAIQEELAGFDDIMVVANLPYYVTTPIILKLLLEKLPIRGMVVMLQKEVAERITAKPGTKAYGSLSIAIQYYTEADYAMTVPKSVFMPQPNVDSAVIRMIKRTEPIVQVIDEDFFFSVTRGSFVQRRKTILNNLQSAMPNGKAKKDLILQALEEAGIDPARRGETLSIKEFGLLSDKLYPHFH
- the metG gene encoding methionine--tRNA ligase — translated: MTAKNKTFYLTTPIYYPSGKFHIGTAYTTVASDAMARYKRLRGFDVRFLTGMDEHGQKIEEKAREAGKEPQVFVDDMAEAAKKVWEVMDISYDDFIRTTEARHKEGVEKIFQTFLDNGDIYKGEYEGWYCTPCESFFTESQLEDGNCPDCGRPVHKVKEESYFFNMKKYADRLLDYYDKHVEFIEPESRKNEMVNNFIKPGLEDLSVSRTSFDWGIPVPGDPKHVIYVWVDALSNYITSLGYGSNDDSNFNKYWPADVHVVGKDIVRFHTIYWPIFLMALDLPLPKKVFAHGFIMMKDGKMSKSKGNVVYPEMLVERYGLDAARYFLLRELPFGSDGVFSPESFVERTNYDLANDLGNLLNRTVSMINKYFDGSVPQVNGFKTDFDETLQTVAKNTVAVYEEHMEKMQFSLVLSEVWTLISRTNKYIDETQPWVLAKDDGDRTQLASVMAHLAESLRMTAVMLQPFLPNAPKQIIEQLGLTPEFLEWQTLESFGAIPSGTTVVKKGTPIFPRLEVEPEVAYIRDQMRGGAAPKEEQAPVETVPEKPDTPEITIDDFMKVDLRVATVTACEPVKKTDKLLKLQVDMGYETRQVVSGIAEHYKPDELVGRKVIIVANLKPVKLRGELSQGMILAGQQNGYLTIASVDQKLPNGTQVK
- the purR gene encoding pur operon repressor, whose product is MKWKRSERLVDMTHYLLEHPHQLIPLTYFSDLYQSAKSSISEDLGIVKETFEEKGIGLLMTVPGASGGVKYVPKMKDAEIRQVMDGLITELSQSDRLLPGGYLYMTDVLGNPQMMNRVGKVFASAFAGEKIDAIMTVATKGIPIAQAIARHLNVPVVIVRRDSKVTEGSTVSINYVSGSTRRIQTMVLSKRSMKSGQRVLITDDFMKVGGTMNGMKNLLEEFDCTLAGVAVLVEAEHADERLVEKYLSLVKLDEVSEKDRTITLRAGNYFEGAD
- a CDS encoding TatD family hydrolase, which encodes MYIDTHVHLNADQYDEDLQEVIDRALNSKVEKMVVIGFDRKTIKRAIELAEQYDFIYAVVGWHPVDAIDCTDEDLEWIEQLAAHEKVVGIGETGLDYHWDKSPRDIQQQVFRKQIQLAKRVKLPIIIHNREATEDVLTILREEDAQEVGGVMHCFGGSVETAQESIKMNFMISLGGPVTFKNAKKPKEVAAEIPLEHLMIETDAPYLAPHPYRGKRNEPSYMPLVAEEIARLKELPVETVAEATTENAKRFYKLS
- the rsmI gene encoding 16S rRNA (cytidine(1402)-2'-O)-methyltransferase; translated protein: MKSQKSFSGEQTTLYLVATPIGNLEDMTVRALRLLKEVDVIAAEDTRNTKKLCNYFSISTPLVSYHEHNQDSGGEKILRYLAEGKSVALVSDAGMPCISDPGEDIVKKAVESGYPVVPVPGANAALSALIASGITPQPFLFYGFLSRNKKARLTELEKLSQKEETLLFYEAPHRLKDSLKSLMAVFGGERRIVLAREVTKKFEEFLRGSLEEAVAWSESNEIRGEFCLVVEGNSEPDMLEVDEWWKELTYEQHVTQLMEQKQISSKEAIKEAAKARGLPKRDVYEAFHKD
- the veg gene encoding biofilm formation stimulator Veg; translated protein: MPKTLAEIKKSLDLHLGKRLLLKANGGRKKTVERAGILRETYHSVFVIELDQDEHAFERVSYSYADILTEAVEITVFEGTEDALVVK
- the rnmV gene encoding ribonuclease M5, yielding MKIQEVIVVEGKDDTVAIKRAVGADTIETNGSAISNETLRRIMHAQEKRGVIVFTDPDYPGRRIRAIIEEHVPHAKHAFLAKEKTIAKNGKGLGIEHASDEDIRQALEAVYTPLTAERPVEITLEDLIDARLIAHPSAKARRTELGEALNIGYTNGKQLHKRLHVFGITKQQFIDAVQALTQEDRT
- the ispE gene encoding 4-(cytidine 5'-diphospho)-2-C-methyl-D-erythritol kinase, which gives rise to MLYIKAPAKINLTLDVLYKRPDNYHEIEMIMTTVDLADRIGLQGTAKGIHIQSADRFVPNDSRNLAYQAAQLIKDTFNIKTGVIISLDKQIPVAAGLAGGSSDAAATLKGLNQLWQLNLSLDELAELGAKIGSDVSFCVYGGTALATGRGEVIEELPAPPHCWVILAKPSLGVSTADVYGAFNPDKADHPDTQAMIAALREGDYEAMCANLGNALESVTMNLHPEVGQIKEQMIKFGADAVLMSGSGPTVFGLVNQEARIPRIYNGLRGFCSEVYAVRLLGDREPLA
- a CDS encoding G5 and 3D domain-containing protein, producing MTKEANNTNNNKSFKGKSIAISIATVLLFAAVLAFAIFEGTKNTVTITANGETEEIRTHAETVGDVLDEKAIEVGKDDFLSHSADTKIEGDAAIEWDEAEQYAVTVDGETRSAWTTENTVAAILEKAEIEVTKHDKVSPALDETVDEDTMIDVEKAYEVTIVDGGKDKKVWSTSTTVADFLKQHSVELSKLDRVEQDMDELVLPNSKVEVVRVEKVTDVVEDAVKYAVETRKDSSLLKGSEKLVQKGQNGLVKKTYEVVKENGKEVKRELKKEKVVKEPKQQILAVGTKTIVASVSRGTAKKETATPKQASAKQEAAPVKKASAPAKKAAAPKAVAKAPEKAPEKAKAAPQPAKKEAASEPTGGKEFYVSATAYTASCTGCSGITATGINLKANPGLKVIAVDPSVIPLGSKVWVEGYGNAIAGDTGGAIKGNKIDLFMPNRSDAIAFGRKQVKVKILN
- a CDS encoding RidA family protein → MKYVATDKAAAAIGPYSQGVISGDMFYSSGQIPLKADGELAQGGIAEQTHQVFANLQAVLEEAGSSLQQVIKTTVFIKDMNDFAELNSIYASYFGEHKPARSTVEVARLPKDVKVEIEVIAKVAQ
- a CDS encoding AbrB/MazE/SpoVT family DNA-binding domain-containing protein, which gives rise to MKSTGIVRKVDELGRVVIPIELRRTLGIAEKDALEIYVDDDKIILKKYMPNMTCAVTGEVSDENMQLVGGKLILSPEGAEQLVKEIQSNLKK